A part of Aegilops tauschii subsp. strangulata cultivar AL8/78 chromosome 2, Aet v6.0, whole genome shotgun sequence genomic DNA contains:
- the LOC109735301 gene encoding CBL-interacting protein kinase 21, which yields MAASEGAMRMGKYEMGRTLGEGHFGKVRLARHADTGRAFAIKILDRQRILAMKIDEQIKTEIATLKLLKHPNVVRLYEVAASKTKIYMVLEYVNGGELFEKIALKGKLSEKEGRKLFQQLMDAVSYCHERGVYHRDLKPENVLVDAKGNIKVSDFGLSALPQHQRKDGLLHTTCGSPNYIAPEVLLNKGYDGSMSDVWSCGVILYVMLTGNLPFDDENMVVLYQKILKGDYRIPKWLSPGAQDILRKLLDPNPITRLGMDGIREHDWFNQSYTPAVPFDDDDDNYVGDDNSHMTKHDGIQDNPAINQMNAFQLIGMSSCLDLSGFFEKEDVSERKTRFASNYPPTYLFEKIESNVINMGFQVQKNNGKLKVIQERKGPTNPRGHGSLLISAEVFEINESLYVVELKRSCGDCSLYRQLCATLSDDLGICKSQQLLKNDSIRQELYRFNSSF from the exons ATGGCGGCGTCGGAGGGGGCAATGCGGATGGGCAAGTACGAGATGGGGCGGACGCTCGGGGAGGGGCACTTCGGCAAGGTGAGGCTGGCGCGGCACGCCGACACCGGCCGCGCCTTCGCCATCAAGATCCTCGACCGCCAGCGCATCCTCGCCATGAAGATCGACGAGCAG ATAAAGACGGAGATCGCGACGCTGAAGCTGCTCAAGCACCCCAACGTCGTCCGCCTCTACGAG GTTGCCGCAAGCAAGACCAAGATATACATGGTCCTCGAGTACGTAAACGGAGGAGAGCTATTTGAGAAAATC GCACTAAAGGGCAAGCTCTCAGAGAAAGAAGGGAGGAAACTGTTCCAGCAACTAATGGATGCTGTAAGCTATTGCCACGAGAGGGGTGTTTATCATAGGGACCTTAAG CCCGAGAATGTCCTGGTTGATGCAAAGGGGAACATAAAGGTCTCTGATTTTGGACTAAGTGCCCTTCCACAGCATCAACGG AAAGATGGATTACTGCATACCACGTGTGGCAGCCCTAACTACATAGCCCCTGAG GTCCTTCTCAACAAAGGTTATGATGGCTCTATGTCAGATGTATGGTCCTGTGGTGTTATCCTCTATGTGATGCTTACAGGGAATCTTCCGTTCGATGACGAAAATATGGTTGTCCTTTATCAGAAG ATTCTGAAAGGGGATTATCGTATTCCTAAATGGCTTTCGCCAGGAGCCCAAGATATACTGCGAAAACTCCTGGATCCGAACCCCATTACCCGCCTTGGCATGGACGGAATAAGGGAGCACGATTGGTTCAATCAAAGTTATACTCCAGCAGTGCcttttgatgatgatgacgataaTTACGTTGGTGATGACAACTCCCACATGACCAAG CACGATGGCATTCAAGACAATCCCGCAATCAACCAGATGAATGCTTTTCAACTCATCGGAATGTCCTCGTGCCTTGATTTATCTGGGTTTTTTGAGAAAGAA GATGTCTCGGAAAGAAAAACCAGATTTGCATCAAACTATCCCCCTACTTATCTATTTGAGAAGATAGAGAGCAATGTCATAAATATGGGCTTCCAAGTACAGAAGAACAATGGCAAG CTAAAAGTGATCCAAGAGCGCAAGGGACCAACAAATCCAAGAGGGCATGGATCATTATTAATTTCTGCTGAG GTGTTTGAGATCAATGAATCTCTTTATGTTGTTGAGCTCAAAAGGTCATGTGGAGACTGCTCCCTATACAGACAG CTGTGTGCAACGCTCTCAGACGACTTGGGAATATGCAAAAGCCAGCAACTTCTGAAGAATGACTCTATAAGACAAGAGCTTTATCGATTTAATAGTAGCTTTTGA